A stretch of the Bos indicus isolate NIAB-ARS_2022 breed Sahiwal x Tharparkar chromosome 13, NIAB-ARS_B.indTharparkar_mat_pri_1.0, whole genome shotgun sequence genome encodes the following:
- the LOC139186567 gene encoding large ribosomal subunit protein uL24-like: MKFNPFVTSDRSKNRKRHFNAPSHIRRKIMSSPLSKELRQKYNVRSMPIRKDDEVQVVRGHYKGQQIGKVVQVYRKKHVIYTERVQREKANGTTVHVGIHPSKVVITRLKLDKDRKKILERKAKSRQVGKEKGKYKEETIEKMQE, translated from the coding sequence ATGAAGTTCAATCCCTTTGTGACTTCTGACCGAAGCAAGAATCGAAAAAGACATTTCAATGCGCCTTCCCACATTCGCAGGAAAATTATGTCTTCTCCTCTTTCTAAAGAGCTAAGACAGAAGTACAACGTTCGATCCATGCCCATCCGAAAGGATGATGAAGTTCAGGTTGTACGAGGGCACTACAAAGGGCAGCAAATTGGCAAAGTAGTCCAGGTTTACAGGAAGAAACACGTCATCTACACTGAACGAGTGCAGCGGGAGAAGGCTAATGGCACAACTGTCCACGTGGGCATTCACCCCAGCAAGGTGGTTATCACCAGACTAAAACTGGACAAAGACCGCAAAAAGATCCTCGAACGTAAAGCCAAATCTCGCCAAGTAGGAAAGGAAAAGGGCAAATATAAGGAAGAAacaattgagaagatgcaagaataa